A genome region from Nocardia sp. NBC_00565 includes the following:
- a CDS encoding enoyl-CoA hydratase-related protein, whose protein sequence is MPYLGREGDVFVVYLGNEGQTDSENRFHPDWIDEFHGLLDQVEASEGPAALVTTATGKFYSNGLDTDWLFANLDKMHGYLDRVHTVYSRLLTFPMPTVAAINGHAFGAGAMLATSHDFRVMRGDRGFWCLPEVHLGMPFTVGMNALLTERLTNQVCVQAMTAGHRFAADEAIAAGIVDAKADADVLLTSAIERAAALAANRKPNLPVIKRSLHAKALTGLATPTTPENLAFAPG, encoded by the coding sequence ATGCCGTATCTGGGACGTGAAGGGGATGTGTTTGTCGTCTACCTCGGGAACGAGGGGCAGACCGACAGCGAGAACCGTTTCCATCCGGATTGGATCGATGAATTCCACGGCCTGCTCGATCAGGTCGAGGCGTCCGAGGGACCGGCGGCGCTGGTCACCACGGCGACCGGGAAGTTCTACAGCAACGGGCTCGACACCGACTGGCTGTTCGCCAACCTCGACAAGATGCACGGCTACCTCGACCGTGTGCACACCGTCTACTCCCGGCTGCTCACCTTCCCGATGCCGACGGTGGCCGCCATCAACGGTCACGCCTTCGGCGCGGGCGCGATGCTGGCCACCTCGCACGACTTCCGGGTGATGCGCGGCGACCGCGGCTTCTGGTGCCTGCCCGAGGTGCACCTGGGCATGCCGTTCACCGTCGGCATGAACGCGCTGCTCACCGAGCGGCTCACCAATCAGGTCTGCGTGCAGGCCATGACCGCCGGGCATCGCTTCGCCGCGGACGAGGCGATCGCCGCGGGCATTGTCGACGCCAAGGCCGATGCTGATGTGTTGCTGACGTCCGCGATCGAGCGCGCCGCCGCGCTCGCAGCAAACCGCAAGCCGAATCTGCCGGTGATCAAGCGGTCGCTGCACGCCAAGGCGCTGACCGGTCTCGCCACCCCGACCACCCCGGAGAATCTGGCGTTCGCCCCGGGTTAA
- a CDS encoding purine-nucleoside phosphorylase, with protein MLAEQAAKAIAERTGVPRHRVAVVLGSGWQEAAAEIGTASASVPMPELPGFGTPSAQGHVGMVHSVAVDDTPVLLLMGRQHLYEGYQPSDVVHPVRAAIAAGAETVVLTNAAGGIRDGLYVGEPVLIGDHLNLTGRTPLTGATFVDLVDAWDPELRALAREIDPSLTDGVYAGLTGPQYETPAEIRMLRTMGADLVGMSTVLEVIAARALGAKVLGISLVTNLAAGVTGAHLSHAEVLAEGHAAAPRLGKLLRGVLERL; from the coding sequence ATGCTTGCCGAACAGGCCGCGAAGGCGATCGCCGAACGTACGGGAGTGCCGCGTCACCGGGTTGCGGTGGTGCTCGGCTCGGGGTGGCAGGAGGCGGCCGCGGAGATCGGCACGGCGTCCGCGTCGGTGCCGATGCCGGAGCTGCCCGGGTTCGGGACGCCGAGCGCGCAGGGGCATGTCGGGATGGTGCATTCGGTGGCCGTCGACGATACCCCGGTATTGCTGCTGATGGGACGTCAGCATCTGTACGAGGGGTATCAGCCGAGCGATGTCGTGCATCCGGTGCGCGCGGCGATCGCGGCGGGCGCGGAAACCGTGGTGCTCACCAATGCCGCGGGCGGAATCCGGGATGGGCTGTACGTCGGTGAGCCGGTGCTGATCGGCGACCATCTCAATCTCACCGGCCGCACGCCGTTGACCGGGGCGACCTTCGTCGACCTCGTGGACGCGTGGGATCCCGAATTACGCGCGCTGGCAAGGGAAATCGACCCGAGTCTGACCGATGGCGTATACGCGGGCCTGACCGGACCGCAGTACGAAACCCCCGCCGAGATCCGGATGCTGCGCACCATGGGCGCGGATCTGGTCGGCATGTCGACTGTGCTGGAGGTGATCGCGGCCCGAGCGCTCGGCGCGAAGGTGCTCGGCATCTCGCTGGTCACCAATCTCGCCGCGGGCGTCACCGGTGCGCATCTGTCCCATGCCGAGGTACTCGCCGAAGGACATGCGGCCGCACCGCGATTGGGCAAACTGCTGCGCGGCGTACTGGAACGGCTCTAG
- a CDS encoding gamma-glutamylcyclotransferase — protein sequence MPIYAAYGSNMDSSQMLERCPHSPMSGTGWLEGWRLTFSGDDIGWEGPLATVVEEPGSRVFVVLYDVSPEDEQRLDRWEGSDFGIHRKIRLRVTPSPGSGSDPILAWLYVLDAYEGGLPSARYIGVMADAAEKAGAPAEYVHALRTRNSKNVGPGFFGN from the coding sequence GTGCCGATCTACGCCGCCTACGGGTCGAACATGGACTCGTCCCAGATGCTCGAGCGCTGTCCGCACTCCCCCATGTCCGGGACAGGCTGGTTGGAGGGCTGGCGCCTCACCTTCAGCGGTGACGACATCGGCTGGGAGGGCCCGCTGGCCACCGTTGTCGAGGAGCCGGGCTCCCGAGTATTCGTCGTGCTCTACGACGTATCCCCCGAGGACGAGCAGCGCCTGGACCGCTGGGAGGGCTCCGACTTCGGCATCCACCGCAAGATCCGGCTACGGGTGACGCCGAGCCCGGGCAGCGGTTCCGACCCAATCCTGGCCTGGCTGTATGTCCTCGACGCGTACGAGGGCGGGCTGCCGTCGGCGCGCTATATCGGCGTAATGGCCGACGCGGCCGAAAAGGCCGGCGCGCCAGCGGAATACGTGCACGCGCTACGCACCCGCAACAGCAAGAACGTCGGTCCCGGCTTCTTCGGCAACTGA
- a CDS encoding NAD(P)H-quinone dehydrogenase — protein MTRIAIIGGGPAGYEAALVAAQHGATVTLIDCDGIGGACVLWDCVPSKTFIASTGVRTDLRRARDLGITLDPSQAQIELGEVNARVKALALAQSSDIRSKVQAAGVTVMAGRGQLSDRASGMAAHRVRALLADGTEQFIEAEVVLIATGASPRVLPGAEPDGERILNWRQLYDLAELPETLVVVGSGVTGAEFVSAYTEMGVRVKLVSSRDRVLPGEDADAALVLEDALAERGVELVKHARADAVERTAEGIVVKLSDGRTVTGTHALMTVGSIPNTDDLGLERVGIELDRGGYLRVDRVSRTSVPGIYAAGDCTGLLPLASVAAMQGRIAMYHALGEGVSPIRLKTVASAVFTRPEIATVGVSQTAIDNGEVPARTVMLPLNTNPRAKMSGLRRGFVKIFCRPATGVVIGGVVVAPIASELILPIALAVQNNLTVNDLAQTFSVYPSLTGSVTEAARLLMRHDDLD, from the coding sequence ATGACCCGCATAGCGATCATCGGTGGCGGACCGGCCGGTTACGAAGCGGCATTGGTGGCGGCCCAACACGGGGCCACGGTCACCCTGATCGATTGCGACGGCATCGGCGGGGCGTGCGTCCTGTGGGACTGTGTGCCGTCCAAGACCTTCATCGCCTCGACCGGCGTGCGCACCGACCTGCGTCGCGCCCGTGACCTGGGCATTACGCTCGATCCGAGCCAGGCCCAGATCGAACTCGGCGAGGTGAACGCGCGCGTGAAGGCGCTCGCGCTCGCGCAGTCCTCCGATATCCGATCCAAGGTGCAGGCCGCCGGAGTGACGGTAATGGCTGGGCGCGGACAGCTCAGCGATCGGGCCTCCGGGATGGCCGCGCACCGCGTGCGCGCGCTGCTGGCCGATGGCACCGAGCAGTTCATCGAGGCCGAAGTGGTGTTGATCGCGACCGGTGCGAGCCCGCGCGTGTTGCCCGGCGCCGAGCCCGATGGCGAGCGCATCCTGAACTGGCGTCAGCTCTACGACTTGGCGGAGCTGCCGGAGACCCTGGTGGTGGTCGGTTCCGGTGTGACCGGCGCCGAATTCGTCTCCGCCTATACCGAGATGGGCGTACGGGTGAAATTGGTCTCGAGCCGCGACCGCGTGCTGCCCGGTGAAGACGCCGACGCCGCCCTCGTGCTCGAGGACGCACTCGCCGAACGTGGTGTCGAGCTGGTCAAACATGCGCGCGCCGATGCGGTGGAGCGCACCGCCGAGGGCATCGTGGTCAAGCTGTCGGACGGCCGCACCGTCACCGGCACGCACGCGCTGATGACCGTGGGCTCGATCCCGAACACCGACGACCTCGGTCTGGAACGAGTCGGCATCGAACTCGACCGTGGTGGTTACCTGCGGGTGGACCGAGTGTCGCGGACCTCGGTGCCCGGTATCTACGCGGCCGGCGACTGCACCGGTCTACTGCCGCTGGCCTCGGTGGCCGCGATGCAGGGTCGGATCGCGATGTACCACGCGCTGGGTGAGGGCGTCAGCCCGATTCGGTTGAAGACCGTCGCCTCGGCGGTGTTCACCCGTCCGGAGATCGCGACCGTCGGCGTGAGCCAGACCGCCATCGATAACGGTGAGGTGCCCGCGCGCACGGTGATGCTGCCGCTGAATACCAACCCGCGCGCCAAGATGTCGGGTCTGCGACGGGGTTTCGTCAAGATCTTCTGTCGGCCCGCGACCGGTGTGGTCATCGGTGGCGTGGTGGTCGCGCCGATCGCCTCGGAGCTGATCCTGCCGATCGCGCTCGCGGTACAGAACAATCTGACCGTGAACGATCTCGCCCAGACCTTCTCGGTATACCCGTCGCTCACCGGCTCGGTGACCGAGGCCGCGCGCCTGCTCATGCGGCACGACGACCTGGATTAA
- a CDS encoding M20 family metallopeptidase produces the protein MVSDAIEAATAQLIDLSHAIHAEPELAFQETRSVAKTIAPLAERGFEIQTGIAELPTAFRASYGSGDLTVGICAEYDALPGIGHACGHNIIAAAAVGAALGLAEVADALGITVVVLGTPAEESGGGKVLMLERGVFDDVAMAMMVHPGPIDIVDARSLALADLSVMFHGREAHASAAPEMGRNAGDAVTVAQVALGLLRQHLRPGQQLHGIVSDGGVAPNIVPGRAELLYYLRAVDSASLDDLMRRASACFEAGALATGCTHEIRTVAPTYTELTPDSALLCAYREQIVGLGRVPIAPELEAQRPLGSTDMGNVTNVIPGIHPVIGIDAGGAVTHQPGFAAASVNASADRAVTDGALALACTAIAIARDEVHRSRLLQQLVQRQEDIR, from the coding sequence ATGGTGTCGGACGCGATCGAGGCCGCGACCGCCCAACTGATCGATCTCTCGCACGCCATCCACGCCGAACCGGAGCTGGCGTTCCAGGAGACCCGCAGCGTCGCCAAGACCATCGCGCCGCTGGCCGAACGCGGCTTCGAGATCCAGACCGGCATCGCCGAGCTGCCCACGGCGTTCCGCGCCAGCTATGGCTCCGGTGATCTCACCGTCGGCATCTGCGCCGAGTACGACGCGCTGCCCGGCATCGGACATGCCTGCGGGCACAACATCATTGCCGCCGCCGCGGTCGGCGCCGCGCTCGGTCTGGCCGAGGTCGCCGACGCGCTCGGCATCACCGTCGTCGTGCTCGGCACCCCCGCCGAGGAGAGTGGCGGCGGCAAGGTGCTGATGCTCGAACGGGGTGTCTTCGACGATGTCGCGATGGCGATGATGGTGCATCCGGGCCCCATCGACATCGTGGATGCGCGCTCGCTGGCGCTGGCCGATCTGTCGGTGATGTTCCACGGCCGCGAGGCGCATGCCAGCGCCGCGCCGGAAATGGGTCGCAACGCGGGTGACGCGGTGACCGTCGCGCAGGTTGCTCTTGGATTGCTGCGTCAGCATCTCCGACCCGGACAGCAACTTCACGGTATAGTCAGCGACGGTGGCGTGGCCCCCAACATCGTGCCCGGACGTGCGGAACTGCTGTATTACCTACGCGCAGTCGACTCCGCATCCCTCGACGATCTGATGCGACGAGCGTCGGCTTGTTTCGAGGCGGGTGCGTTGGCAACCGGCTGCACCCACGAGATCCGGACGGTTGCGCCGACATATACCGAGCTAACGCCCGATTCGGCACTACTGTGTGCCTATCGCGAGCAGATCGTCGGTTTGGGCCGGGTGCCGATCGCACCGGAACTCGAGGCGCAGCGACCGCTCGGGAGTACGGATATGGGCAACGTCACCAACGTCATTCCGGGCATCCATCCGGTCATCGGCATAGATGCCGGTGGGGCGGTGACTCATCAGCCCGGCTTCGCCGCGGCCAGTGTCAACGCCTCGGCGGATCGTGCGGTAACCGATGGCGCGCTCGCGCTCGCGTGTACCGCCATCGCGATAGCCCGCGATGAAGTACATAGAAGCAGGTTGTTGCAACAGCTCGTTCAACGACAGGAGGACATTCGGTGA
- a CDS encoding M20 family metallopeptidase, with product MADIVQTGQDAVESWLADHTVDLVQWRRHIHANPELSRTEFGTTEFVATWLTKAGLSPQKMPNGTGVLCDIGPTDAPRIGLRADMDALPLQEFTGLSFASTVPGVSHACGHDAHTTILLGTALALADMRLPVGVRFVFQPAEEVMPGGAIDMVAAGAMAGVDRIFALHCDPRLEVGRIGIRVGAITSAADTIELVLDSPGGHTSRPHLTSDLVYAIGTVITGLPGLLSRRIDPRTSTVMVWGAVSAGKAPNAIPQTGMLTGTVRTGDHATWSLLEPMVREIVDGLLAPTGVRYQLNYKRGVPPVVNDEHSTRIFEDAIRAIGPDALADTMQSGGGEDFSWYLEEVPGAMARLGVWSGHGEQLDLHQPNFDIDERALAVGVRVLSNIVLSAG from the coding sequence ATGGCGGATATCGTGCAGACCGGGCAGGACGCGGTCGAGTCATGGTTGGCCGACCATACGGTCGATCTCGTCCAGTGGCGTCGCCACATCCACGCCAACCCGGAGCTTTCCCGCACCGAATTCGGCACCACCGAGTTTGTCGCGACGTGGCTGACCAAGGCCGGACTCTCGCCGCAGAAGATGCCCAACGGCACCGGAGTGCTCTGTGATATCGGCCCGACGGACGCGCCGCGGATCGGCCTGCGCGCAGATATGGACGCGCTGCCGCTGCAGGAGTTCACCGGGCTGAGCTTCGCCTCCACGGTCCCCGGCGTCTCGCACGCCTGTGGCCACGACGCGCACACCACGATTCTGCTCGGCACCGCGCTCGCGCTGGCCGATATGCGGCTGCCGGTGGGCGTGCGGTTCGTATTCCAGCCCGCCGAAGAGGTCATGCCGGGTGGTGCGATCGATATGGTCGCCGCCGGGGCGATGGCGGGCGTGGACCGAATCTTCGCACTGCACTGCGATCCCCGGCTCGAGGTCGGCCGCATCGGCATCCGGGTCGGTGCGATCACCTCGGCCGCCGACACCATCGAACTGGTCCTGGATTCCCCTGGTGGCCACACCTCGCGCCCGCACCTGACCAGCGACCTGGTCTACGCCATCGGCACGGTGATCACCGGACTGCCCGGCCTGCTCAGCCGCCGCATCGACCCGCGCACCAGCACAGTCATGGTCTGGGGTGCGGTCAGTGCGGGCAAAGCGCCCAACGCGATTCCGCAGACCGGCATGCTCACCGGCACCGTCCGTACCGGCGATCACGCGACCTGGTCGTTGCTGGAACCGATGGTGCGCGAGATCGTGGACGGTCTGCTCGCCCCGACCGGGGTGCGCTACCAGTTGAACTACAAGCGCGGCGTGCCGCCGGTGGTCAACGACGAACATTCGACCCGGATATTCGAGGACGCGATCCGCGCGATCGGCCCGGACGCACTGGCCGACACCATGCAGTCCGGCGGCGGCGAGGACTTCTCCTGGTACCTGGAGGAGGTGCCCGGCGCGATGGCCCGCCTCGGCGTCTGGTCCGGTCACGGCGAGCAGTTGGATCTGCACCAGCCGAACTTCGACATCGACGAGCGCGCGCTCGCGGTCGGGGTTCGAGTGCTCAGCAATATCGTGCTCAGCGCGGGCTGA